The following proteins come from a genomic window of Solwaraspora sp. WMMA2065:
- a CDS encoding DUF4191 domain-containing protein produces the protein MAKPQEKVSFGQRLKQIGMVFSFTAKRDKWFVPLAVAAVVLPLAITVPVTLKLGWMWLPVGILVALLAVLIVLNLRSNTAMMNVAEGQPGAAASLLENMRGDWRVTPAVSSTTQMDMVHLVIGRPGVILLAEGNPQRVRGLLGQEKRRLAKVIGSAPLYDYVIGTDEGELSIRRMRTTLMRLPRNLTGKDVNALDKRLTALSARPQLPKGAIPKNMRPPKGAFRQTRGR, from the coding sequence ATGGCGAAACCCCAGGAGAAGGTGTCGTTCGGCCAGCGGCTGAAGCAGATCGGCATGGTGTTCTCGTTCACCGCCAAGCGCGACAAGTGGTTCGTCCCGCTGGCGGTGGCCGCCGTCGTGCTGCCGCTGGCGATCACCGTGCCGGTGACGCTGAAGCTGGGGTGGATGTGGCTGCCGGTCGGCATCCTGGTGGCGCTGCTCGCCGTACTGATCGTGCTGAACCTGCGGTCCAACACGGCGATGATGAACGTCGCCGAGGGCCAGCCGGGTGCGGCGGCCTCGCTGCTGGAGAACATGCGCGGTGACTGGCGGGTGACGCCGGCGGTCAGTTCGACCACCCAGATGGACATGGTCCATCTGGTGATCGGGCGGCCCGGGGTGATCCTGCTCGCCGAGGGCAACCCGCAGCGGGTCCGGGGGTTGCTCGGTCAGGAGAAGCGGCGGCTGGCGAAGGTGATCGGCAGTGCGCCGCTGTACGACTACGTGATCGGCACCGACGAGGGCGAGTTGTCGATCCGCAGGATGCGTACGACGCTGATGCGCTTGCCGCGCAACCTGACCGGCAAGGACGTCAACGCGTTGGACAAGCGGCTGACCGCGTTGTCGGCCCGGCCGCAGTTACCCAAGGGCGCCATTCCGAAGAACATGCGACCGCCGAAGGGCGCTTTCCGGCAGACCCGGGGCCGCTGA
- the lipB gene encoding lipoyl(octanoyl) transferase LipB: protein MTSIISRLRGVRAGVVDYQTAWAEQRRLHAAVVAGEEPDTVLLLEHPSVYTAGKRTEPWDRPVDGTPVVDVDRGGKITWHGPGQLVGYPIVRLSEPIDVVAYVRRVEQLLIDVCAEFGLAATRLDGPNHSGVWVPADDRGPARKVAAIGIRVARGVTQHGFAINCDPDLTAYDRIVPCGLRDVGVTSLSAELGRPVTVAEVLPVVERHLPTLG, encoded by the coding sequence GTGACCAGCATCATTTCCCGCCTGCGCGGGGTCCGAGCCGGCGTCGTCGACTACCAGACCGCCTGGGCGGAGCAGCGTCGACTGCACGCCGCCGTGGTCGCCGGCGAGGAGCCGGACACCGTGCTCCTGCTGGAGCACCCGAGTGTCTACACGGCTGGCAAGCGCACCGAGCCGTGGGACCGCCCGGTCGACGGCACCCCGGTGGTGGACGTCGACCGGGGCGGCAAGATCACCTGGCACGGCCCGGGGCAGTTGGTCGGCTACCCCATCGTCCGGTTGTCGGAGCCGATCGACGTGGTCGCCTACGTACGCCGGGTCGAGCAACTGCTGATCGACGTCTGCGCCGAATTCGGGCTGGCCGCCACCCGCCTCGACGGGCCGAACCACAGCGGGGTCTGGGTGCCGGCCGACGACCGTGGACCGGCCCGCAAGGTGGCGGCGATCGGCATCCGGGTCGCCCGCGGGGTCACCCAGCACGGTTTCGCGATCAACTGCGACCCGGACCTGACGGCGTATGACCGGATCGTGCCGTGCGGTCTGCGCGACGTCGGTGTCACCTCGCTGAGCGCCGAGCTCGGCCGGCCGGTGACCGTCGCCGAGGTGCTGCCGGTCGTCGAGCGCCACCTGCCCACGCTCGGCTGA
- a CDS encoding DUF2079 domain-containing protein — translation MTSGRLRGRAGGPARWRADLVVAVVAVVLAGWVTSGLWAGPDSRAITVNSSDQALFEWLLGYGAYALTHGENPLFTYLLNAPDGVNLAVNTSITVYAVLFAPLTFLIGPPATFLVILTLNLAGTGFTWYWLLSRLPTGDDGAPFVPSRLAAAVGGLFCGFAPAMVSHANAHLNWTAGWLVPIIVWRVLALRGRPGARPLGRGGWVRNGLILGVAVAAAFSIAAEGLFFTALACGVFLGVWALDRSRAAEVRDALPRLLRGLALTAVVATALLAYPLWLHFFGPQVFHGTGFDARVHSEDLLAYGAFPERSLAGVAGLGTGLAPNETEENSFFGVPLLMLTVGCLVLLWRAADPGRRATLRALAVTAAVFAVLSLGPRLKIGGTITDIPLPYAPLAGAPVFNAALPARLAMVVTPVIGILLALTLSLLLTRRAGGQARYGRWWAAAFVAALLPLTPASLLTIEREPIPDFITSGAWRDHVSQGGVLAPVPFTLDVLPDGQRWQAYAFAHRQGEFAIPSGFFLGPGGPDGRGRIGPVPRATDGLLHEVARTGVVPPITDADRAAARADLRYWDAEAVVLADRVHGAKFPVDAEALLTATTELLGPPQRVTDVWLWPAPEGGW, via the coding sequence GTGACCAGCGGCCGGTTGAGGGGCCGGGCCGGCGGCCCGGCCCGCTGGCGCGCCGACCTGGTCGTCGCGGTGGTCGCGGTGGTCCTCGCCGGCTGGGTCACCAGCGGGCTGTGGGCCGGTCCGGACAGCCGGGCGATCACCGTCAACTCCAGCGACCAGGCGCTGTTCGAGTGGCTGCTGGGCTATGGCGCCTACGCGCTGACCCACGGCGAGAACCCGCTGTTCACGTACCTGCTCAACGCCCCCGACGGGGTGAATCTTGCGGTCAACACCTCGATCACCGTGTACGCGGTGCTGTTCGCGCCGCTGACCTTCCTGATCGGGCCACCGGCGACATTCCTGGTGATCCTCACCCTCAACCTGGCCGGCACCGGCTTCACCTGGTACTGGCTGCTGTCCCGGCTACCCACCGGCGACGACGGCGCTCCGTTCGTGCCGTCCCGGCTGGCGGCCGCCGTCGGCGGACTGTTCTGCGGCTTCGCGCCGGCCATGGTGTCGCACGCCAACGCCCACCTGAACTGGACCGCCGGCTGGCTGGTGCCGATCATCGTCTGGCGGGTCCTCGCGCTGCGTGGGCGCCCCGGGGCCCGGCCGCTGGGCCGGGGCGGCTGGGTGCGCAACGGCCTGATCCTCGGCGTAGCCGTCGCGGCGGCCTTCTCGATCGCCGCCGAGGGCCTGTTCTTCACCGCCCTGGCCTGCGGCGTGTTCCTCGGCGTCTGGGCGCTGGACCGCAGCCGCGCCGCCGAGGTCCGCGACGCGCTCCCCCGGCTGCTGCGCGGCCTGGCGCTCACCGCGGTCGTGGCGACCGCACTGTTGGCGTACCCGTTGTGGTTGCACTTCTTCGGCCCGCAGGTGTTCCACGGCACCGGTTTCGACGCCCGGGTGCACAGCGAGGACCTCCTCGCCTACGGGGCGTTCCCGGAACGCTCGCTGGCCGGTGTCGCCGGGCTGGGCACCGGGCTGGCGCCGAACGAGACCGAGGAGAACAGCTTCTTCGGCGTACCGCTGCTGATGTTGACCGTCGGCTGCCTGGTGCTGCTCTGGCGGGCCGCCGATCCCGGTCGGCGAGCGACGCTGCGGGCCCTCGCCGTCACCGCCGCCGTGTTCGCGGTGCTCTCCCTCGGCCCCCGGCTGAAGATCGGCGGGACGATCACCGACATCCCGCTGCCGTACGCCCCGCTGGCCGGCGCACCGGTGTTCAACGCCGCGCTGCCGGCCCGGCTGGCCATGGTGGTCACCCCGGTCATCGGCATCCTGCTGGCGCTGACGCTGAGCCTGCTGCTCACCCGTCGGGCCGGCGGGCAGGCGCGGTACGGCCGGTGGTGGGCCGCGGCGTTCGTCGCGGCGCTGCTGCCGCTGACCCCGGCCAGTCTGCTCACCATCGAACGGGAGCCGATCCCGGACTTCATCACCTCGGGTGCCTGGCGTGACCACGTCAGCCAGGGCGGGGTGCTCGCCCCGGTACCGTTCACCCTCGATGTGCTGCCCGACGGTCAACGTTGGCAGGCGTACGCGTTCGCGCACCGGCAGGGCGAGTTCGCCATCCCGTCCGGCTTCTTCCTCGGCCCCGGCGGACCGGACGGCCGGGGCCGGATCGGACCGGTCCCCCGGGCCACCGACGGGCTGCTGCACGAGGTCGCCCGCACCGGCGTGGTGCCGCCGATCACCGACGCCGACCGGGCCGCCGCCCGCGCCGACCTGCGGTACTGGGATGCCGAGGCGGTGGTGCTCGCCGACCGGGTGCACGGGGCGAAGTTCCCGGTCGACGCCGAGGCGCTGCTGACCGCGACCACCGAACTGCTCGGCCCGCCGCAGCGGGTCACCGACGTCTGGCTCTGGCCGGCGCCGGAGGGCGGCTGGTGA
- the lipA gene encoding lipoyl synthase, whose translation MTIAPEGRRLLRLEVRNAETPIERKPPWIKVKARMGPEFTELRGLVQREGLHTVCQEAGCPNIYECWEDREATFLIGGDQCTRRCDFCQIDTGKPAEFDADEPRRVGESVAAMGLRYATVTGVARDDLPDGGAWLYAETVRQIHSLQPGCGVELLIPDFNGDAGQLDEVFAARPEVLAHNVETVPRIFKRIRPAFRYERSLDVLTRARTAGLVAKSNLILGLGEERSEVSQALRDLHAAGCELITITQYLRPTPRHHPVQRWVKPEEFVELREEAERIGFSGVMSGPLVRSSYRAGRLYQQALRQREAQPLAG comes from the coding sequence GTGACCATTGCTCCGGAGGGACGACGCCTGCTGCGCCTGGAGGTCCGCAACGCCGAGACCCCGATCGAGCGCAAACCCCCGTGGATCAAGGTCAAGGCCAGGATGGGGCCGGAGTTCACCGAGCTGCGCGGGCTGGTGCAACGGGAAGGGTTGCACACCGTCTGTCAGGAGGCCGGCTGCCCCAACATCTACGAGTGTTGGGAGGACCGGGAAGCCACCTTCCTCATCGGTGGGGACCAGTGCACCCGGCGCTGCGACTTCTGTCAGATCGACACCGGCAAACCGGCCGAGTTCGACGCCGACGAGCCCCGCCGGGTCGGCGAGTCGGTCGCGGCGATGGGTCTGCGCTACGCCACGGTCACCGGGGTGGCCCGCGACGACCTGCCCGACGGGGGTGCCTGGCTGTACGCCGAGACCGTCCGGCAGATTCACTCGCTGCAGCCCGGCTGCGGCGTCGAGTTGCTGATCCCGGATTTCAACGGCGACGCCGGCCAGCTCGACGAGGTGTTCGCCGCCCGACCGGAGGTGCTCGCTCACAACGTCGAGACGGTGCCCCGGATCTTCAAGCGGATCCGGCCGGCCTTCCGGTACGAGCGCTCGCTCGACGTGCTCACCCGGGCCCGCACGGCCGGCCTGGTGGCCAAGTCCAACCTGATCCTCGGCCTCGGCGAGGAGCGCTCCGAGGTGTCGCAGGCGCTGCGCGATCTGCACGCCGCCGGGTGCGAGCTGATCACCATCACCCAGTATCTGCGCCCGACGCCACGGCATCACCCGGTGCAGCGCTGGGTCAAGCCGGAGGAGTTCGTCGAGCTGCGCGAGGAGGCCGAGCGGATCGGCTTCTCCGGGGTGATGAGCGGCCCGCTGGTGCGTTCGTCGTACCGCGCCGGCCGGCTCTACCAGCAGGCGCTGCGCCAGCGCGAGGCCCAGCCGCTGGCCGGCTGA
- the glnA gene encoding type I glutamate--ammonia ligase: protein MFANPEELLRYLKDEGVKFVDVRFCDLPGVMQHFNLPVESVDEDIFTTGLAFDGSSIRGFQAIHESDMLLLPDVATAFIDPFRIEKTLALNFFIHDPFTREAYSRDPRNVAKKAEAYLAASGIADTAYFGPEAEFYIFDSIRHETSANQAYYYIDSIEGWWNSGREEEGGNRGYKTNYKGGYFPVPPVDHYADLRDKIVRKLIDTGFTVERSHHEVGTAGQAEINYKFSTLLHAGDQLQLFKYIVKNTAWASGKTATFMPKPLFGDNGSGMHTHQSLWLNGEPLFYDETGYAGLSDTARWYIGGLLHHAPSLLAFTNPTVNSYRRLVPGFEAPVNLVYSQRNRSACTRIPVTGSNAKAKRVEFRVPDPSANVYLAFSAMLMAGLDGIKSKIEPPTPIDKDLYDLPPEEWGNVKQVPGSLPAVLDSLEADHDFLLEGGVFTPDLISTWVDWKRSNEVDPVRLRPTPHEFAMYFDC from the coding sequence GTGTTCGCCAATCCCGAGGAACTACTGCGGTACCTCAAAGACGAGGGCGTGAAATTCGTCGACGTACGCTTCTGTGACCTGCCCGGCGTGATGCAGCACTTCAACTTGCCGGTCGAGTCGGTCGACGAGGACATTTTCACCACCGGCCTCGCCTTCGACGGGTCTTCGATCCGTGGTTTCCAGGCGATCCACGAGTCGGACATGCTGCTGCTGCCGGATGTCGCCACCGCATTCATCGACCCGTTCCGGATCGAGAAGACGCTGGCGCTCAACTTCTTCATCCACGACCCGTTCACCCGGGAGGCGTACTCCCGGGACCCGCGTAACGTGGCCAAGAAGGCGGAGGCCTACCTGGCGGCGAGCGGCATCGCCGACACCGCCTACTTCGGACCCGAGGCGGAGTTCTACATCTTCGACTCGATCCGCCACGAGACCTCCGCGAACCAGGCCTACTACTACATCGACTCGATCGAGGGCTGGTGGAACAGCGGTCGCGAGGAAGAGGGCGGCAACCGCGGGTACAAGACCAACTACAAGGGCGGCTACTTCCCGGTGCCGCCGGTCGACCACTACGCCGACCTGCGTGACAAGATCGTCCGCAAGCTGATCGACACCGGCTTCACCGTGGAGCGGTCGCACCACGAGGTCGGCACCGCCGGCCAGGCCGAGATCAACTACAAGTTCTCCACCCTGCTGCACGCCGGCGACCAGCTGCAGCTGTTCAAGTACATCGTCAAGAACACCGCCTGGGCCAGCGGCAAGACCGCGACCTTCATGCCGAAGCCGCTGTTCGGCGACAACGGCTCCGGCATGCACACCCACCAGAGCCTCTGGCTCAACGGCGAGCCGCTGTTCTACGACGAGACCGGCTACGCCGGCCTGTCGGACACCGCCCGCTGGTACATCGGCGGTCTGCTGCACCACGCGCCGTCGCTGCTGGCCTTCACCAACCCGACGGTCAACTCCTACCGTCGACTGGTGCCGGGCTTCGAAGCACCGGTCAACCTGGTGTACTCGCAGCGCAACCGGTCCGCCTGTACCCGGATCCCGGTCACCGGCAGCAACGCCAAGGCCAAGCGGGTCGAGTTCCGGGTGCCGGATCCGTCGGCGAACGTCTACCTGGCCTTCTCCGCCATGCTGATGGCCGGCCTGGACGGCATCAAGAGCAAGATCGAGCCGCCGACGCCGATCGACAAGGACCTGTACGACCTGCCGCCGGAGGAGTGGGGCAACGTCAAGCAGGTGCCGGGTTCGCTGCCGGCCGTGCTGGACTCGCTGGAGGCCGACCACGACTTCCTGCTCGAGGGTGGGGTCTTCACGCCGGACCTCATCTCCACCTGGGTCGACTGGAAGCGGTCCAACGAGGTCGACCCGGTCCGCCTGCGGCCGACCCCGCACGAGTTCGCGATGTACTTCGACTGCTGA
- the mptB gene encoding polyprenol phosphomannose-dependent alpha 1,6 mannosyltransferase MptB, producing the protein MPDRCGEPGTRYHLIRYVGLAGAVALAVAAGLGGALPEPPAAGWAVFTSGTGVLSVLAWAAGTGAMTWAWWSAQHGVPSVQWALTTVGLWVVPLLVAPPLGSRDAYSYACQGWILRDGGDPYAGVTGQGCPWVDAVAPLWRDTPAPYGPLFVWLAGLAVAVGAGLTGALLALRLTAVAGLVLVAVALPGLAARCGLPAGRALWLTVGCPVVLIHLVSGAHNDALMVGLLVAALWVIAAGSARRPAMAAVAGGLLLGLAVAVKATALVVVPFAAALAVAGPRRPAALVRAGALVVAGVVGAVTATTVLSGLGLGWVDGLTHSGDSRQWISPPTAVGLLIDYLGRLFGVRLDAVGPARAVGLALLAGFLMWLWWRVWRGGGPLAGWRGPDSRAVPVADSVGPPQTWDRGTVVFGAGLALAATVLAAPVVYPWYLSWPLALLAGAAYRTGWFLAPVAVAGFLVLPDGTGVAALTKAPGTVAMCALIVVLVVRAVRSARRPGAS; encoded by the coding sequence GTGCCTGACCGCTGCGGCGAGCCCGGGACGCGGTACCACCTCATCCGCTACGTCGGCCTGGCCGGCGCGGTCGCCCTCGCGGTCGCCGCCGGCCTGGGCGGCGCGCTGCCCGAACCACCGGCCGCCGGCTGGGCGGTCTTCACCAGCGGAACCGGCGTGCTCAGCGTGCTCGCCTGGGCCGCCGGCACCGGCGCGATGACGTGGGCCTGGTGGTCGGCCCAGCACGGCGTGCCGTCGGTACAGTGGGCGTTGACCACCGTCGGCCTCTGGGTGGTGCCGCTGCTGGTGGCACCGCCGCTGGGCAGCCGGGATGCCTACTCGTACGCCTGCCAGGGCTGGATCCTGCGCGACGGCGGCGACCCGTACGCCGGGGTGACCGGGCAGGGCTGTCCCTGGGTCGACGCGGTCGCCCCGCTGTGGCGCGACACCCCGGCCCCGTACGGGCCGCTGTTCGTCTGGCTCGCCGGGCTGGCGGTGGCGGTCGGTGCCGGCCTGACCGGCGCCCTGCTGGCGTTGCGGTTGACCGCCGTGGCCGGGCTGGTGCTGGTGGCGGTTGCGCTGCCCGGCCTGGCCGCCAGGTGCGGCCTGCCGGCCGGCCGGGCGCTGTGGTTGACCGTCGGCTGCCCGGTGGTGCTCATCCACCTGGTGTCGGGGGCGCACAACGACGCGTTGATGGTCGGCCTGCTGGTCGCGGCGCTGTGGGTGATCGCCGCCGGATCGGCCCGCCGGCCCGCGATGGCGGCCGTCGCCGGCGGGCTGCTGCTCGGGCTGGCCGTCGCGGTGAAGGCGACCGCGCTGGTGGTGGTGCCGTTCGCGGCGGCACTCGCGGTGGCCGGGCCGCGCCGCCCGGCCGCCCTGGTGCGGGCCGGGGCGCTGGTGGTGGCGGGGGTGGTCGGCGCGGTCACAGCCACCACCGTGCTGTCCGGGCTCGGCCTGGGCTGGGTGGACGGGCTGACCCACAGCGGCGACTCGCGGCAGTGGATTTCGCCGCCGACCGCCGTCGGGCTGCTGATCGACTACCTGGGGCGGCTGTTCGGGGTGCGACTGGACGCGGTCGGGCCGGCCCGCGCGGTGGGCCTGGCGCTGCTCGCCGGCTTCCTGATGTGGCTGTGGTGGCGGGTGTGGCGTGGCGGTGGACCGTTGGCCGGCTGGCGGGGCCCGGACAGTCGTGCCGTGCCGGTGGCGGACTCCGTCGGCCCACCGCAGACCTGGGACCGGGGGACCGTGGTGTTCGGGGCGGGGCTGGCGTTGGCCGCCACGGTGCTTGCCGCGCCGGTCGTCTACCCGTGGTACCTCAGCTGGCCGTTGGCGCTGCTGGCCGGTGCCGCGTACCGCACCGGGTGGTTTCTGGCGCCGGTGGCGGTCGCCGGTTTCCTGGTCCTGCCGGACGGCACGGGGGTCGCCGCGCTCACCAAGGCGCCGGGCACGGTCGCCATGTGCGCCCTGATCGTGGTGCTGGTGGTGCGGGCGGTCCGGTCCGCCCGGCGCCCCGGGGCGAGCTGA
- a CDS encoding RDD family protein, translated as MSSLLRRTGALVIDWLLCVLISSLFADPARSGWPPVVVLIAEYGIFLGLFAQTPGMWLARIRCVSAADGGRIGVPRALLRGLLLALVIPPLVMDERRRGLHDRAAGSVVVAVPS; from the coding sequence GTGTCCAGCCTGCTTCGCCGCACCGGTGCCCTAGTGATTGACTGGCTACTCTGTGTGCTTATCTCCAGCCTGTTTGCCGACCCGGCCCGGTCCGGCTGGCCACCGGTAGTCGTGCTGATCGCCGAGTACGGCATCTTCCTCGGGCTGTTCGCCCAGACCCCGGGAATGTGGCTGGCCCGGATCCGGTGTGTCTCGGCCGCCGACGGCGGCCGGATCGGCGTACCCCGGGCACTGCTGCGCGGACTGCTGCTGGCCCTGGTGATCCCGCCGCTGGTGATGGACGAGCGGCGACGCGGCCTGCACGACCGGGCCGCCGGCTCGGTCGTCGTCGCCGTCCCCAGCTGA